From a single Oxalobacter vibrioformis genomic region:
- a CDS encoding NUDIX domain-containing protein → MSRGKSQPIDVAVGILMRENGEVLLGQRPEGKPYPGYWEFPGGKVESGESIEAALKREFMEELDVTILSQEPWCCVEHVYPHAHVRLHFFVSKNWQGEPRSREGQAFQWQGPIRVKPLLPATIPLIIWLDALRFNNN, encoded by the coding sequence GTGAGCAGAGGCAAAAGCCAGCCGATTGACGTTGCTGTCGGCATCCTGATGCGTGAAAACGGAGAGGTGCTCCTGGGCCAGCGTCCGGAAGGCAAGCCTTATCCGGGATACTGGGAATTTCCGGGCGGGAAGGTGGAATCCGGCGAAAGTATCGAAGCGGCTTTAAAACGGGAATTTATGGAAGAACTGGACGTAACCATCCTTTCCCAGGAGCCTTGGTGCTGTGTTGAACATGTCTACCCGCATGCCCATGTCCGTTTGCACTTTTTTGTCAGCAAAAACTGGCAGGGCGAACCCAGAAGCCGGGAAGGACAGGCATTTCAATGGCAAGGTCCAATCCGGGTTAAGCCTTTGCTTCCTGCTACCATTCCCCTCATTATCTGGCTGGATGCCCTGCGCTTTAACAACAACTGA
- a CDS encoding IS5 family transposase (programmed frameshift), with the protein MRPAYRRHDISDQAWALLEPHLPGQPGQWGRIAKDNRTFINAVFWILRTGAPWRDLLPEYGKWGSVHQRFIRWRDKGIWERLLEILIDEPDFEWLLIDASHIKIHPHAAGARGGNQGMGRTKGGFNSKIHLAVDANGMPVRCLVTSGTVADCTQASRLMDGISPRHLVADRGYDSNAILDHAKSRNIIPVIPPKRNRKEKRSYDRQIYQKRHLVENVFLYLKRWRGIATRYAKNLATFAAAVQVRCIALWLNALTILK; encoded by the exons ATGAGACCAGCGTACAGACGCCACGACATATCCGACCAGGCCTGGGCTTTACTTGAGCCCCACCTTCCAGGACAGCCTGGTCAATGGGGCAGGATAGCCAAAGATAACCGCACCTTCATTAATGCTGTATTCTGGATATTACGCACAGGCGCCCCCTGGCGTGATCTTTTGCCGGAGTACGGAAAATGGGGGAGCGTTCACCAGCGCTTCATCCGCTGGCGCGACAAGGGCATATGGGAGCGCCTGCTGGAAATCCTGATAGATGAGCCTGATTTTGAATGGCTTCTGATAGATGCAAGTCACATCAAGATTCACCCGCACGCGGCGGGGGCAAGAGGAGGCAACCAGGGCATGGGGCGCACAAAAGGGGGCT TCAACTCAAAAATACATCTGGCCGTGGATGCGAATGGTATGCCGGTCAGATGTCTTGTCACATCGGGTACCGTTGCAGATTGTACGCAGGCTTCACGGTTAATGGATGGGATATCCCCTCGCCATCTGGTGGCGGATCGGGGTTATGATTCAAACGCCATTCTTGACCATGCAAAATCCCGCAACATCATACCGGTCATACCCCCGAAAAGAAATCGCAAGGAGAAAAGAAGCTACGATCGGCAGATTTATCAGAAGCGTCACCTGGTGGAAAATGTCTTTCTTTATCTCAAACGCTGGCGGGGTATTGCCACAAGATACGCAAAAAATCTCGCGACATTTGCTGCCGCTGTGCAGGTGCGCTGTATCGCCCTTTGGTTGAATGCGTTAACCATACTCAAGTAG
- a CDS encoding helix-turn-helix domain-containing protein: MKKPASIFAKRLREARLHSGMTQEQLAINAGIDEFSASARMSQYESGKHFPKYEIAQRLAAVLKIPVEYLYAADDKSAKLLLFWNRLSRSKQKEALEYLEKMENSDEEA; encoded by the coding sequence TTGAAAAAACCTGCTTCCATATTTGCCAAACGCCTTCGTGAAGCCCGACTTCACTCTGGCATGACCCAGGAACAGCTAGCCATTAATGCAGGCATTGACGAATTTTCGGCCAGCGCCAGAATGAGTCAGTATGAAAGCGGAAAGCATTTCCCCAAGTATGAGATTGCCCAAAGATTGGCCGCTGTTCTGAAAATCCCCGTTGAATATCTGTACGCAGCAGATGACAAATCAGCAAAACTGCTCTTATTCTGGAACCGCCTCTCACGAAGCAAGCAAAAAGAAGCCCTGGAGTATTTGGAAAAAATGGAAAACTCTGATGAAGAAGCGTAG
- a CDS encoding N-acetylmuramoyl-L-alanine amidase family protein translates to MMRFFVIATLACACLSAYARDCLIAVDAGHTREEQGATSARGTGEWHFNIALAKRLAVLLDKAGIPYVLINPDGDAIPLTSRPEAALKAGATLLISLHHDSVQSHYLSEWTLEGETHFYSDNFSGYSLFVSAQNPCYQESLDVARETADSLLGKNLTPALYHAEAVAGENRLLLDSLRGIYQFDELVVLRESPLAAVLVEAGVIVNREEELLVSTPAYQDKVTGALVTAIEAHCRRMRN, encoded by the coding sequence ATGATGCGTTTTTTTGTCATCGCGACTCTGGCATGTGCATGCCTGTCCGCGTATGCCAGGGATTGCCTCATTGCCGTTGATGCCGGGCACACCCGGGAAGAGCAGGGCGCAACAAGTGCGCGCGGCACAGGCGAGTGGCACTTTAATATTGCACTGGCAAAAAGGCTGGCGGTATTATTGGACAAGGCCGGGATACCCTATGTACTGATTAATCCGGACGGGGATGCCATCCCTTTAACAAGCCGACCGGAAGCCGCGCTGAAAGCCGGCGCCACCCTGCTCATTTCCCTGCATCATGATTCTGTGCAGTCTCATTACCTGTCGGAATGGACGTTGGAAGGGGAAACGCATTTTTACAGTGACAACTTTAGCGGATACAGCCTCTTTGTTTCAGCGCAGAATCCCTGTTATCAGGAAAGCCTTGATGTGGCCCGTGAGACGGCAGACAGCCTCCTAGGAAAAAACCTGACACCCGCGTTGTACCATGCCGAAGCGGTAGCTGGTGAAAACCGCCTTTTACTGGACAGCCTGCGGGGCATTTACCAGTTCGATGAACTCGTGGTATTAAGAGAATCTCCCCTGGCTGCGGTTCTGGTTGAGGCGGGTGTGATTGTGAATCGTGAAGAAGAGCTTCTGGTCAGCACACCGGCATACCAGGATAAAGTCACCGGCGCATTGGTAACGGCCATTGAAGCGCATTGCCGGCGGATGCGTAATTGA
- a CDS encoding Lar family restriction alleviation protein yields the protein MPPIIHIQSVLIRRLLMVLLAPFLLILILCMRIGRGIMSGLSEFSELFTAVWRGSEKDPPLLPCPFCGGKGIPHGWRTQGGATGPACDNCGATTWSADTWNTRITLTQEQLKSVQRHDDDAE from the coding sequence ATGCCTCCCATTATTCATATCCAGTCCGTATTGATCAGACGCCTGCTGATGGTTTTGCTGGCACCGTTTTTGCTGATCCTGATTCTCTGCATGCGGATTGGCAGAGGCATCATGTCCGGCCTTTCCGAGTTTTCAGAATTATTTACCGCGGTATGGCGGGGGTCCGAGAAAGATCCTCCCCTTTTACCCTGTCCGTTTTGCGGCGGAAAAGGCATACCACATGGATGGCGGACGCAAGGGGGGGCAACTGGCCCAGCCTGCGATAACTGCGGAGCGACAACCTGGTCGGCGGATACCTGGAATACCCGTATCACCCTGACTCAAGAGCAGCTGAAATCGGTACAACGCCATGATGACGATGCAGAATAA
- a CDS encoding RelA/SpoT family protein yields the protein MVSPITFVNVAEKITTGLLPEHSKQVIDAYEFAVDVYDDKQLDSGQPVIDFARTVGVILSTLNTDAETRIAGLLIPLPEISPGEWEKIENRYGSEVVSLVDNVRRLLKLKDISGGLLQPQVSGKNAAQFRKDQAETLRKMLLAMASDMRVVLLRLAARVAGLRYIAETKKLNEVSEHYARETLELYAPLANRLGIWQMKWELEDLSFRFLEPDAYKSIAKKLEEKRVEREEFIEDAIRRVKEELKAAGIKAEISGRPKHIYSIWNKMHGKSLDFEQMHDVRALRIIVFDIKTCFAVLDLIHRMWTPILEEFDDYISRPKPNGYQSLHTIVVAEDGQTLEVQIRTEEMHNFAEYGVASHWRYKETGGSDFAAQQQYDEKISWLRQLLSWKAEVADTVAEQDDIHSDWVRKIKATTLDDRIYVLTPQARVIDLPKGATPIDFAYQVHTDVGHRCRGVRVDGAMVPLNTPLKSGQTVEIITAKGIDAGPSRDWLTPGFAINSRTHNKIRAWFNAVEHEEAIANGRTIVDKILQREGKTSVNLEELAHKLGYAKLEEFLLAAGKDKINTRTVEQVLHGEEPLKETKTEDIVLPRKSRASSIMRGAKSGVLVVGAEGLLTQMARCCKPAPPDPIIGFVTRGKGVSIHRPECKNFLEMQKKSPERVIETDWGTSDPETVYPVDVFILAGDRQGLLRDISDIFMREKLNVIGVNTQSNKGQARMSFTAEVGSTDSLNKAIQMIREVPGVLDVKRL from the coding sequence ATGGTTTCACCAATCACCTTTGTCAACGTCGCTGAAAAAATCACAACAGGGCTCCTGCCGGAGCACAGCAAGCAGGTTATTGATGCCTATGAGTTTGCTGTCGATGTTTATGATGACAAACAGCTTGACTCCGGACAGCCTGTTATTGATTTTGCGCGTACGGTTGGTGTGATTCTGTCAACGCTGAATACTGATGCTGAAACACGTATTGCAGGCCTTTTGATCCCCCTGCCGGAAATCAGTCCCGGGGAATGGGAAAAAATAGAAAACCGCTATGGTTCGGAAGTCGTCAGCCTGGTTGACAATGTCCGGCGGCTCCTGAAACTCAAGGATATCAGCGGTGGTCTGCTTCAGCCGCAAGTCAGCGGGAAAAACGCTGCCCAGTTTCGCAAGGATCAGGCGGAAACATTGCGGAAAATGCTGCTGGCGATGGCGTCAGACATGCGCGTGGTACTGCTCAGGCTGGCGGCCAGGGTTGCCGGATTGCGCTATATCGCGGAAACCAAAAAACTCAATGAGGTCAGCGAGCACTATGCCCGTGAAACGCTGGAGCTGTATGCCCCCCTGGCAAACCGGCTGGGCATCTGGCAGATGAAGTGGGAGCTGGAAGATCTTTCCTTCCGTTTTCTCGAGCCCGATGCCTATAAATCCATTGCGAAAAAGCTGGAAGAAAAGCGCGTCGAACGGGAAGAGTTTATTGAAGACGCCATCAGGCGCGTCAAGGAAGAATTGAAAGCGGCAGGGATCAAGGCAGAAATTTCCGGCCGCCCCAAACATATTTACAGTATCTGGAACAAGATGCATGGGAAATCGCTGGATTTCGAGCAGATGCATGATGTCCGGGCGCTTCGCATTATCGTTTTCGATATCAAAACCTGCTTTGCCGTGCTTGACCTCATTCACCGGATGTGGACGCCGATCCTGGAGGAGTTTGACGACTATATTTCCCGCCCGAAACCCAATGGCTACCAGTCGCTGCATACCATTGTGGTTGCCGAAGACGGGCAGACGCTGGAAGTCCAGATCCGCACGGAAGAAATGCACAACTTTGCGGAATATGGCGTGGCCTCTCACTGGCGTTACAAAGAGACCGGCGGCTCGGATTTTGCTGCCCAGCAGCAGTATGACGAAAAAATTTCATGGCTGCGCCAGTTGCTGTCCTGGAAAGCGGAAGTGGCCGATACGGTTGCCGAACAGGATGATATCCATAGTGACTGGGTCAGGAAAATCAAGGCAACCACGCTGGATGACCGTATTTATGTCCTGACACCTCAGGCTCGTGTAATTGATCTGCCAAAAGGGGCAACGCCCATTGATTTTGCCTACCAGGTCCATACGGATGTGGGCCACCGCTGCCGGGGGGTACGGGTCGATGGGGCCATGGTACCGTTAAATACGCCATTAAAAAGCGGGCAGACCGTTGAAATCATCACGGCAAAAGGGATCGATGCCGGTCCATCGCGTGACTGGCTCACGCCGGGATTTGCCATCAATTCCCGGACCCACAACAAAATCCGGGCCTGGTTCAATGCGGTTGAGCATGAGGAAGCCATCGCCAATGGTCGTACCATCGTTGACAAGATCCTGCAGCGGGAGGGCAAAACATCGGTCAACCTGGAAGAACTCGCCCACAAGCTGGGTTATGCCAAGCTGGAAGAGTTTTTGCTGGCAGCAGGAAAAGACAAAATCAATACCCGCACGGTAGAACAGGTTTTGCATGGTGAAGAGCCGCTCAAGGAAACAAAAACTGAAGATATCGTGCTTCCCCGGAAAAGCCGGGCCTCCAGTATCATGCGCGGGGCAAAATCGGGTGTACTGGTTGTCGGTGCCGAAGGGTTGCTCACGCAGATGGCCAGATGCTGCAAACCGGCGCCGCCTGATCCGATTATCGGTTTTGTCACGCGCGGCAAGGGGGTTTCCATCCATCGTCCCGAGTGCAAGAATTTCCTGGAAATGCAGAAAAAATCTCCCGAACGGGTTATCGAGACGGATTGGGGAACATCCGATCCCGAAACCGTTTATCCGGTGGATGTTTTTATACTGGCAGGCGATCGCCAGGGGTTGCTGCGTGACATTTCCGATATTTTCATGCGGGAAAAACTCAATGTCATCGGAGTGAACACCCAAAGCAACAAGGGACAGGCCCGCATGTCTTTCACGGCTGAAGTCGGTTCGACGGACAGCCTGAACAAGGCGATCCAGATGATCCGGGAAGTCCCCGGCGTTCTGGATGTCAAACGCCTCTGA
- a CDS encoding CobD/CbiB family protein, with amino-acid sequence MIFFSIFFALVIDHFRPMRLSNPVLAGVRALADKIETWFNAGHLQHGKIGWFVLVLGMTVPILAIYWVCLSLNAFLAMIFNVVILYFCMGFKDYSQYFSSIQIALIVGDEPKARQLLAEWSGRDTSTFEVSEIIRLSIERALLTSHQHVFGVFFWFMIPYIGPAGAVFYRLAAYLVRAWAENGDVHHEAFGRFASRIFFWIDWLPVRLTAICFAVVGNFEDAVYAWRNFADRWENANTGVLLSASGGALGVRLGTPEEKAARLLPVDVSTMDSDGLETESQPGEEPSVRFFQNTTGLIWRALLLWLLLFLFFTIVVWLL; translated from the coding sequence ATGATTTTCTTCTCGATTTTTTTTGCGCTCGTCATTGATCATTTCAGGCCAATGCGATTGAGCAATCCTGTGCTGGCAGGGGTTCGCGCGCTGGCAGATAAAATCGAGACATGGTTTAATGCCGGGCATCTGCAACACGGGAAGATTGGCTGGTTTGTCCTCGTTTTGGGCATGACGGTACCGATACTGGCGATTTACTGGGTCTGCCTTTCCCTGAATGCCTTTCTTGCGATGATTTTCAATGTGGTAATTCTTTACTTCTGCATGGGGTTTAAGGATTACAGCCAGTACTTTTCCTCTATCCAGATTGCGCTGATAGTGGGAGACGAGCCAAAGGCACGCCAACTGCTTGCCGAGTGGAGTGGAAGGGACACCAGTACGTTTGAGGTATCTGAAATCATTCGCTTGTCCATTGAAAGAGCGCTTTTAACTTCTCACCAGCATGTTTTCGGGGTGTTTTTCTGGTTCATGATCCCTTATATCGGGCCTGCAGGCGCTGTGTTTTACCGGCTCGCAGCCTATCTTGTCAGAGCATGGGCAGAAAACGGGGATGTCCACCATGAAGCCTTTGGACGGTTTGCCTCACGCATTTTCTTCTGGATTGACTGGCTGCCTGTCAGACTCACCGCCATATGTTTTGCCGTTGTGGGCAATTTTGAAGATGCGGTTTATGCCTGGCGCAATTTTGCTGATCGCTGGGAAAACGCCAATACCGGGGTTTTGCTTTCAGCCAGCGGCGGCGCGCTGGGTGTGCGCCTGGGTACGCCAGAAGAAAAGGCGGCCAGGCTGTTACCCGTAGATGTCAGCACCATGGATTCAGATGGACTGGAAACGGAAAGCCAGCCTGGCGAAGAACCAAGCGTCCGTTTTTTCCAGAATACAACCGGTTTGATATGGCGGGCCCTGCTGTTGTGGCTTTTACTGTTTTTATTCTTTACCATAGTGGTCTGGTTGTTATAA
- a CDS encoding CoA pyrophosphatase, with amino-acid sequence MAEPGLDPETFAIDSVADEPQVPEDRMNVKWLRYRFANPRPWTPERLVESPLWRGRNKWVPAAVLVPLIAKADDDLWVMLTRRAAHLHDHAGQVSFPGGRVDLTDSSRIETALREMEEEVGVEREQIEILGTLPEYRTGSGYSVTPVVAIVRPPFTIRIDPMEVAEVFEVPFSFLMTGTNYQRRSAELPNIGLRTIYTVPYGDHMIWGATAGMLRNLFHFMRA; translated from the coding sequence GTGGCTGAACCAGGTCTGGACCCCGAAACTTTTGCCATTGATTCAGTGGCTGATGAACCGCAGGTTCCCGAAGACAGGATGAATGTCAAATGGCTGCGTTACCGCTTTGCCAATCCCCGCCCATGGACACCCGAACGCCTGGTTGAAAGCCCTCTGTGGCGAGGGAGGAACAAATGGGTGCCTGCCGCAGTGCTGGTTCCGCTTATCGCCAAGGCAGATGACGATCTGTGGGTGATGCTCACGCGCCGTGCCGCGCACCTGCATGACCATGCCGGACAGGTCAGTTTTCCTGGAGGGCGTGTGGATTTGACTGACTCATCCCGCATTGAAACCGCATTGCGGGAAATGGAGGAAGAAGTCGGTGTTGAGCGCGAACAGATCGAAATTCTTGGCACGCTGCCGGAATACCGGACCGGTAGCGGTTACAGCGTAACGCCGGTTGTTGCGATCGTTCGCCCCCCTTTCACTATCCGCATAGACCCGATGGAAGTCGCAGAAGTGTTTGAGGTTCCCTTTTCCTTTCTGATGACCGGCACCAATTACCAGCGCCGTTCAGCAGAGCTCCCGAATATCGGTTTGAGGACCATTTACACGGTTCCTTATGGCGACCATATGATCTGGGGGGCCACAGCAGGCATGCTGCGTAATCTTTTTCACTTTATGCGGGCATGA
- the rplS gene encoding 50S ribosomal protein L19: MNLIQQLEKEEIERLGKNIPEFAPGDTVVVNVNVVEGNRRRVQAYEGVVISRRNRGLNSNFIVRKISSGEGVERTFQLYSPLIASIEVKRRGDVRRAKLYYLRERSGKSARIKEKLPSRAAKKAAE, from the coding sequence ATGAATCTGATTCAACAACTTGAAAAAGAAGAAATAGAGCGTTTGGGAAAAAATATTCCCGAGTTTGCCCCAGGTGATACCGTTGTCGTTAACGTGAATGTGGTTGAAGGCAACCGCAGGCGTGTGCAGGCTTATGAAGGTGTGGTTATTTCACGCCGCAATCGCGGTCTGAATTCCAACTTCATCGTGCGCAAGATTTCATCCGGTGAGGGTGTGGAAAGAACTTTCCAGCTGTATTCACCGCTGATTGCTTCAATTGAGGTCAAGCGCCGTGGTGACGTTCGTCGCGCCAAGCTGTACTATCTGCGTGAGCGTTCAGGCAAATCCGCACGAATCAAGGAAAAGCTGCCCAGCCGGGCTGCCAAGAAGGCTGCAGAATAA
- the trmD gene encoding tRNA (guanosine(37)-N1)-methyltransferase TrmD yields the protein MQFDVITLFPEMFSALTESGITRRAFEEKRCSLKLWNPRDFTTDKHRTVDDRPYGGGPGMVMLAEPLEKTVKAARAYQQAAGMKTHVVYLSPQGSPLTHNRVMALKEMPGLILLCGRYEAIDQRLLDRCVDEEISLGDFVLSGGEIPAMALMDAVIRQLPGVLHDDLSAVQDSFVSGILDCPHYTRPPVYEEMVVPPVLMGGNHAEIDKWRREQALLATSKKRPDLLEKARLDGLLSEADEKFLSSNP from the coding sequence ATGCAGTTTGATGTGATCACACTTTTTCCGGAAATGTTTTCAGCTTTGACAGAATCAGGTATTACCCGGCGCGCATTTGAAGAAAAACGGTGTTCGCTGAAGTTGTGGAATCCGAGGGATTTCACCACAGATAAGCATCGTACAGTGGATGACAGGCCTTATGGTGGTGGTCCTGGTATGGTCATGCTTGCTGAGCCGCTGGAAAAAACAGTGAAAGCAGCCAGGGCGTATCAGCAGGCAGCAGGTATGAAAACCCATGTGGTTTACCTGTCGCCACAGGGAAGCCCGTTAACCCATAACCGGGTGATGGCATTAAAGGAAATGCCTGGTCTGATATTGCTGTGTGGCCGGTATGAAGCCATTGACCAGCGGTTGCTTGATCGCTGTGTTGATGAGGAAATCAGTCTGGGGGATTTTGTCCTGTCAGGTGGCGAGATCCCCGCAATGGCACTGATGGATGCGGTAATCAGGCAATTGCCCGGGGTACTGCATGATGATCTTTCAGCCGTGCAGGACAGCTTTGTTTCAGGCATACTCGACTGCCCGCATTACACGAGGCCGCCGGTATATGAAGAAATGGTGGTGCCGCCGGTACTGATGGGCGGCAACCATGCCGAAATAGATAAATGGCGGCGGGAGCAGGCATTGCTTGCTACCAGCAAAAAGCGCCCGGATTTGCTTGAGAAGGCACGTTTGGATGGTTTGCTTTCAGAAGCGGACGAAAAATTTTTAAGCAGTAACCCGTAG
- the rimM gene encoding ribosome maturation factor RimM (Essential for efficient processing of 16S rRNA), with the protein MSKKTAESQAPDDLITVGHITGAHGVQGWVRIRPYSEDAETLLTVKEWWLNQPSLHNVKVLRVRAHVDEVLAHLSTIASREEAEAARGSQVQISRSLFPALDENEFYWVDLIGLKVINLNGELLGVVHDLMDNGVHQVLRVEAEKAEDSGKRREILIPFVDKFLGEIDIKGGKITVDWASDY; encoded by the coding sequence TTGTCGAAAAAGACAGCAGAAAGTCAGGCGCCTGATGATCTGATTACGGTCGGTCATATAACAGGGGCGCACGGGGTTCAGGGCTGGGTGCGTATCCGGCCTTATTCTGAAGATGCAGAAACCCTGCTGACAGTAAAAGAGTGGTGGCTCAACCAGCCCTCACTCCATAACGTGAAGGTTTTGCGAGTCCGTGCACATGTTGATGAAGTGCTGGCGCACCTTTCAACCATAGCATCCCGTGAAGAGGCCGAGGCTGCCAGAGGATCTCAGGTACAGATTTCACGCAGCCTTTTTCCGGCGCTGGATGAAAACGAGTTTTACTGGGTTGATCTGATTGGCCTGAAGGTGATCAACCTGAACGGTGAATTGCTGGGCGTGGTTCATGATCTGATGGATAACGGTGTGCATCAGGTATTGCGGGTCGAGGCTGAAAAAGCAGAAGATTCTGGCAAGCGCCGTGAAATTCTGATTCCGTTTGTTGATAAATTCCTTGGGGAAATCGACATAAAGGGTGGAAAAATCACGGTGGACTGGGCGTCTGATTATTAA
- the rpsP gene encoding 30S ribosomal protein S16, producing the protein MVVIRLARGGAKKRPFYRIVAADSRSRRDGRFIERIGTYNPFAAESEKGLSIATDRLAYWQGVGAKLSPAVERLVRENSKQAA; encoded by the coding sequence ATGGTCGTTATTCGTTTAGCTCGTGGAGGCGCAAAAAAGCGCCCTTTTTACAGAATTGTTGCTGCTGATTCCCGCAGCCGCCGCGATGGTCGCTTTATTGAGCGCATCGGCACCTACAACCCTTTCGCTGCTGAAAGTGAAAAGGGTCTCTCTATTGCAACTGACAGACTGGCTTACTGGCAGGGTGTTGGCGCCAAGCTTTCGCCAGCTGTTGAGCGTCTGGTTCGCGAGAACAGCAAGCAGGCAGCATAA
- the rquA gene encoding rhodoquinone biosynthesis methyltransferase RquA gives MNSDKQNQPAATKTALPDFQAPPVPLDTPDYLRKIYWWAYEHPLAVKFWDRGFLINLILLGNYTRLVDAVLDVFPKPITGAMLQISNAYGQLVPRIQQQLGDDAHFDLIDILPVQLEKSRGKLKLPDERIRMFQCDATALQCPDNSYDNVLMFFLPHELPEDKRRQALSEALRVLKPGGKLVLVEFHRPDALHPLRLWQRLVFLLFEPFATDMWRHELTHYFPGDVKYRVISKTTYFGRLYQRLVVTKES, from the coding sequence ATGAATTCAGATAAACAGAATCAGCCTGCTGCAACAAAAACCGCGCTGCCGGATTTTCAGGCTCCGCCTGTGCCGCTTGATACGCCGGATTATCTGCGAAAAATTTACTGGTGGGCCTATGAGCATCCGCTTGCCGTGAAATTCTGGGACCGGGGTTTTCTCATTAATTTGATCCTGCTGGGCAATTACACCCGCCTGGTCGATGCCGTGCTGGACGTGTTTCCCAAGCCGATTACAGGGGCCATGCTCCAGATTTCCAATGCCTACGGCCAACTGGTGCCGCGCATTCAGCAGCAATTGGGCGACGATGCCCATTTTGACCTGATTGATATCCTGCCGGTGCAACTGGAAAAATCACGGGGCAAGCTGAAGCTGCCGGATGAGCGCATCCGGATGTTCCAGTGTGATGCCACGGCGCTGCAGTGTCCGGACAACAGTTATGACAATGTGCTGATGTTTTTCCTGCCGCATGAATTGCCGGAGGACAAGCGCCGGCAGGCGCTGTCAGAAGCCCTGCGGGTGCTCAAACCCGGTGGGAAGCTGGTGCTGGTAGAATTTCACCGGCCGGATGCCCTGCATCCGCTGCGTTTGTGGCAACGCCTCGTTTTTCTTTTATTTGAACCCTTTGCCACGGATATGTGGCGCCATGAGCTGACACATTATTTTCCTGGCGATGTGAAGTATCGTGTCATCAGCAAAACCACCTACTTTGGGCGCCTGTACCAGCGGTTGGTTGTCACCAAGGAATCATGA
- a CDS encoding HAD family hydrolase: MHHQEDVVFLFDVDNTLLDNDRVTADLKQHLLGEFGPENESRYWEIFEELRAERGYADYLGALQRYRKHHFNEPRLLLMSSFLLDYPFMERLYSGALAALEFVRQWGKTVILSDGDVVFQPHKVLRSGLWNAVEGRVLITIHKEEMLDEVQKRYPAQHYVMVDDKLRILHAMKAQLGKRLTTVFPRQGHYALDPNNIAACPPADITVERIGAMLHHDLNAYLGKK; this comes from the coding sequence ATGCACCATCAGGAAGACGTCGTATTTTTGTTTGATGTCGACAACACCCTGCTCGACAATGATCGGGTGACCGCTGATTTAAAGCAGCACCTGCTTGGCGAATTCGGGCCGGAAAACGAAAGCCGCTACTGGGAGATTTTTGAGGAACTGCGGGCCGAACGGGGCTATGCCGACTACCTGGGCGCCCTGCAGCGATACCGAAAACACCACTTCAATGAACCGCGCCTTTTGCTCATGTCATCTTTTCTCCTGGATTATCCCTTCATGGAACGATTATATTCCGGCGCCCTGGCAGCGCTTGAATTTGTCCGGCAATGGGGAAAAACGGTTATTCTTTCTGATGGCGATGTCGTTTTCCAGCCACATAAAGTCTTGCGTTCGGGCCTGTGGAATGCGGTTGAAGGACGCGTTCTCATCACTATTCATAAGGAAGAGATGCTCGATGAAGTCCAGAAACGATACCCGGCGCAGCATTATGTCATGGTGGACGACAAGCTCAGAATCCTGCATGCTATGAAAGCGCAGCTCGGCAAGCGCCTGACAACCGTCTTTCCCCGCCAGGGACATTATGCGCTGGACCCGAACAATATCGCCGCCTGCCCGCCAGCTGACATTACGGTAGAAAGAATAGGCGCCATGCTGCACCATGATCTGAATGCCTATCTGGGGAAAAAATGA